A region from the Gemmatimonadota bacterium genome encodes:
- the rsmD gene encoding 16S rRNA (guanine(966)-N(2))-methyltransferase RsmD: protein MRIIAGRWRGHTIRAPRGRDVRPTTDRVREAWMASLGPRLPGARVLDLFAGSGALGLEALSRGAQSVVFVERARGALESLDSNVAALGAASEVQVVRGDALRYLSRLTGVDFDIALADPPYGQGIEEALLERFLERPFAKELWVEHRTRDPVPDDPRLEQRRYGDTTLTHVFA, encoded by the coding sequence GTGAGGATCATCGCGGGGCGGTGGCGCGGCCACACGATCCGGGCCCCGCGGGGCCGAGACGTGCGCCCGACCACCGACCGTGTGCGCGAAGCCTGGATGGCATCGCTGGGGCCGCGATTGCCCGGCGCGCGCGTACTGGATCTCTTCGCGGGATCGGGAGCACTCGGTCTGGAGGCGTTGTCGCGGGGGGCGCAGTCCGTTGTGTTCGTGGAACGCGCGCGGGGGGCGCTCGAGTCGCTCGACTCCAATGTGGCGGCCCTGGGCGCAGCCTCGGAGGTGCAGGTGGTGCGGGGCGATGCGCTCCGCTACTTGAGCCGGCTGACCGGAGTCGACTTCGATATCGCGCTCGCCGATCCCCCGTACGGGCAGGGGATCGAGGAGGCCCTGCTGGAGCGCTTCCTGGAACGCCCATTTGCAAAGGAGCTCTGGGTGGAGCATCGTACGCGCGACCCGGTTCCAGACGATCCCCGGCTGGAGCAGCGGCGGTACGGGGACACCACGCTCACCCATGTGTTCGCATGA
- the recJ gene encoding single-stranded-DNA-specific exonuclease RecJ, with product MASPSTGLEPELEWPRPRWVEPGSPDPEAVAALHRALGLPRALCALLVARGHADADAAKRFLRPLVDHFHDPALLPDGAVAAQRILSALAVGERILVHGDYDVDGISGAALLTTFLRALGGDVVAFVPHRLRDGYDFRSAGVTQAREAGARLIVTVDCGVRAHAAVADAAALGIDVIVTDHHTPAPDLPPAVAVVNPNREDSEYPNRGLSGAGVAYKLCALLARERGLPADALLPHLDLVALASIADLVPLTDENRALTRIGLRALERTERVGLGALLDATGLAGGTMEAGKVGFVLAPPINAAGRIDEARRALDLLLTDDTGEAAALAQQLVQLNRTRQEEDKRTLEQALATLRRSAREGLRHGLVISGEGWHPGVIGIVASRIVERVHRPVVVVSLNGERGRGSARSVPGFHLYDAIDACGDLLDRYGGHRMAAGLDIQRDRLSAFEDAFDRIARANLDGDALRPALRPDVELDLADLDDTFYDLLRHVGPFGVGNPRPTFLARRVPLTRPPRVVGNGHLSLEMGAGRARFAAIGFSLAARVSPEALGTGPVDAIFQVRRETWQGRTSLRLRLSDVRSSAP from the coding sequence GTGGCGTCCCCATCCACCGGCCTCGAGCCGGAGTTGGAGTGGCCGCGACCTCGCTGGGTCGAACCCGGCTCCCCGGACCCGGAGGCCGTCGCAGCCCTACACCGAGCGCTTGGCCTCCCGCGGGCACTGTGTGCCTTGTTGGTGGCGAGGGGCCACGCGGACGCGGATGCGGCCAAGCGCTTCCTCCGGCCGCTGGTCGATCACTTTCATGACCCCGCGCTCCTTCCGGACGGAGCGGTAGCTGCGCAGCGGATCCTGTCCGCCCTCGCCGTGGGCGAGCGCATCCTGGTGCACGGGGACTACGACGTCGACGGGATCTCCGGCGCCGCCCTGCTGACTACGTTCCTGCGCGCCCTCGGTGGCGATGTCGTGGCCTTCGTCCCCCACCGTCTGCGCGACGGCTACGACTTCAGGTCGGCCGGCGTGACGCAGGCCCGCGAGGCGGGAGCCCGGTTGATCGTGACCGTCGATTGCGGCGTCCGCGCCCACGCGGCCGTCGCCGACGCCGCGGCGCTGGGGATCGACGTGATCGTGACCGATCACCACACCCCAGCGCCGGACCTGCCGCCCGCTGTGGCCGTGGTGAATCCCAATCGGGAGGATTCCGAATACCCCAACCGGGGGCTGTCCGGCGCAGGCGTGGCCTACAAGCTCTGCGCCCTGCTGGCGCGTGAGCGCGGACTCCCTGCCGACGCGCTGCTCCCGCACCTGGATCTGGTGGCCTTGGCCTCGATTGCCGATCTCGTACCACTCACGGACGAGAACCGGGCGCTGACCCGCATCGGGCTGCGCGCCCTCGAGCGGACCGAGCGCGTGGGTCTGGGCGCGTTGCTGGACGCCACCGGCCTGGCCGGCGGCACGATGGAGGCGGGCAAGGTGGGATTCGTTCTGGCGCCGCCCATCAACGCGGCCGGGCGCATCGACGAAGCGCGTCGCGCGCTCGATCTGCTGCTCACAGACGACACGGGCGAAGCCGCCGCGCTGGCCCAGCAGCTGGTGCAGCTGAACCGGACCCGCCAGGAGGAGGACAAGCGAACGCTGGAGCAGGCGCTGGCCACGTTGCGTCGGAGCGCCCGGGAGGGCTTGCGCCACGGCCTCGTGATCTCGGGGGAGGGATGGCATCCGGGCGTCATCGGGATCGTGGCCTCGCGCATCGTGGAGCGCGTGCACCGTCCGGTGGTCGTGGTCTCGCTGAATGGGGAGCGGGGGCGGGGGAGCGCCCGTTCCGTCCCGGGCTTCCATCTCTACGATGCCATCGACGCCTGTGGGGATCTGCTGGATCGCTATGGCGGCCATCGCATGGCCGCAGGACTCGACATCCAGCGCGACCGCCTCTCCGCCTTCGAAGACGCGTTCGACCGCATCGCCCGGGCGAACCTGGACGGCGATGCCCTCCGCCCCGCGCTCCGGCCGGACGTGGAGCTCGACCTCGCGGATCTCGACGATACGTTCTACGACCTGCTTCGCCATGTGGGCCCCTTCGGCGTCGGCAACCCCCGGCCCACCTTTTTGGCGCGGCGCGTGCCCCTCACGCGCCCCCCGCGCGTCGTGGGCAACGGACACCTGAGCCTCGAGATGGGCGCCGGGCGCGCGCGCTTCGCGGCCATCGGCTTCAGCCTGGCCGCCCGTGTGTCTCCGGAAGCGCTCGGGACCGGGCCGGTCGACGCGATCTTCCAGGTACGGCGCGAGACCTGGCAGGGACGGACCTCCCTCCGCTTGCGACTGAGCGACGTGCGGTCCAGCGCCCCGTGA